Proteins from one Fragaria vesca subsp. vesca linkage group LG6, FraVesHawaii_1.0, whole genome shotgun sequence genomic window:
- the LOC101294197 gene encoding UDP-glycosyltransferase 86A1-like has protein sequence METNHPKPHAIMVPLSLQGHVNPFTHLAMKLASNGFTITFVNTEYFHHQITKSKLNNTAQEQEQDDIFAAARETGLDIRYRTVSDGFPLSFNRFQNLDQSLEGAIHVFPAHIDELVGDLVQSDPSINCLIADTFHTWTAMIANKHNLINISFWTEPALVLNIYYHLDLLVKHGHFGCHDNCEDTIDYIPGVQAIEPKDLTSHLHITNTSDPMLRIVKKAFREAKRADFILCNTVQELEAESLSTLQDKQPTYAIGPVFPTEPTKSVVATNLMSEIDCTQWLKTKPQGSVLYVSFGSYCQVTKNEFEEIAQGLLLSKVSFIWVLRPDTISYEEEGYIVPFGFEDQISDRGLMVPWCSQIEVLSNPAIGGFLTHCGWNSILESMWFGVPMLCFPISTDQFTNRKLVVDDWRIGLNLCDRKPIARLEVAHKVNRLMNGNLGDGILQKEIKKAKQTLEDALSANGSSQQSLCQFINDVKAKIQTRI, from the exons ATGGAGACCAATCACCCAAAGCCTCATGCAATCATGGTACCTCTTTCTCTCCAAGGCCATGTCAACCCCTTCACCCATTTGGCCATGAAGCTTGCATCAAATGGCTTCACCATCACTTTTGTCAACACTGAATACTTTCATCACCAGATAACCAAATCCAAACTCAATAACACTGCACAAGAGCAAGAGCAAGATGACATCTTCGCGGCGGCGCGTGAGACCGGCCTTGACATACGCTATAGAACAGTGAGTGATGGTTTCCCACTGTCCTTCAATCGGTTTCAGAACCTTGACCAGTCTCTTGAGGGTGCTATCCATGTCTTCCCTGCCCATATTGATGAACTTGTTGGAGATTTAGTACAATCTGACCCCTCAATCAATTGTTTGATTGCTGACACCTTCCACACATGGACAGCAATGATAGCCAACAAGCACAACCTTATCAACATCTCCTTCTGGACTGAACCGGCTCTAGTCCTAAACATTTACTACCATTTGGACCTGCTCGTAAAACATGGTCATTTTGGTTGTCATG ATAATTGTGAGGACACCATAGATTACATACCTGGTGTGCAGGCTATTGAACCAAAGGACTTGACGTCACACCTACACATTACTAATACCTCAGATCCAATGCTGCGAATCGTGAAGAAGGCGTTCCGCGAAGCTAAGAGGGCAGATTTTATACTGTGCAATACAGTTCAAGAGCTGGAAGCAGAATCTCTTTCAACCTTGCAAGACAAGCAACCTACATATGCAATTGGCCCTGTCTTCCCTACTGAACCCACTAAGAGTGTTGTGGCTACTAATCTGATGTCCGAGATTGACTGTACACAATGGCTCAAAACCAAGCCTCAAGGTTCAGTCTTGTATGTTTCATTTGGTAGCTATTGTCAAGTTACTAAGAATGAGTTTGAAGAAATAGCTCAGGGGCTTTTGCTTAGTAAAGTGAGTTTCATTTGGGTGCTACGCCCTGACACTATAAGCTATGAGGAAGAAGGGTACATTGTTCCCTTTGGATTCGAAGACCAGATTAGTGATAGAGGGTTAATGGTGCCTTGGTGTTCTCAGATTGAGGTGCTCTCAAATCCAGCAATAGGAGGGTTCTTAACTCATTGTGGATGGAATTCCATACTGGAAAGTATGTGGTTTGGTGTACCAATGCTGTGTTTTCCTATTTCAACTGACCAATTTACTAATAGGAAACTAGTGGTTGATGATTGGAGGATTGGTCTCAATCTTTGTGATAGGAAGCCAATCGCAAGGTTGGAGGTAGCACACAAGGTCAATCGTCTGATGAATGGAAATTTGGGTGATGGAATATTGCAGAAGGAGATCAAGAAGGCAAAGCAGACATTAGAGGATGCTTTGTCTGCAAATGGGTCATCACAACAGAGTTTATGCCAATTCATTAACGATGTAAAAGCCAAAATTCAAACACGAATTTGA